In Nonomuraea sp. NBC_00507, the following are encoded in one genomic region:
- a CDS encoding L,D-transpeptidase family protein: MGARRLPGMAALLTAGAVVLSGCGTQTTPQTVASRPLASSAVTPAVPVTAGAQSVPAAAPATSAVTAPRKTLKLGAKGKDVTWVQNRLIELGYRPGKADGRYGGTTLAAVWAFQKVNGIKPTSTIAKRTWEALETPKAPKVLVKNGEPTRAEVNLTKQIMVLYIGGEAKLITHISSGSGVPYCESATWQGRKQRFCGSATTPTGNYRTTWRKSGWHRSYLGQLYNPIFFNGGIAFHGALSVPLSPASHGCVRMPMNVAEVVPGMLGKGVPVHVRGSFKRP; the protein is encoded by the coding sequence GCCCGGGATGGCTGCGTTGCTGACGGCTGGAGCCGTCGTACTCTCGGGTTGCGGGACGCAGACGACGCCCCAGACGGTCGCGTCGCGCCCGCTCGCGTCGTCCGCCGTCACGCCTGCGGTCCCCGTCACGGCCGGCGCTCAGTCCGTCCCCGCCGCCGCCCCGGCCACCTCCGCGGTCACCGCGCCGCGCAAGACGCTCAAGCTGGGCGCCAAGGGCAAAGACGTCACCTGGGTGCAGAACCGCCTGATCGAGCTGGGCTACCGGCCGGGCAAGGCCGACGGCCGGTACGGCGGCACGACGCTGGCGGCCGTGTGGGCGTTCCAGAAGGTCAACGGCATCAAGCCGACCAGCACGATCGCCAAGCGGACGTGGGAGGCGCTGGAGACCCCGAAGGCACCCAAGGTGCTGGTGAAGAACGGCGAGCCGACCCGCGCCGAGGTCAACCTCACCAAGCAGATCATGGTCCTGTACATCGGCGGCGAGGCCAAGCTGATCACTCACATCTCGTCGGGCAGCGGTGTCCCGTACTGCGAGAGCGCCACGTGGCAGGGCAGGAAGCAACGTTTCTGCGGCTCCGCGACGACCCCGACCGGCAACTACAGGACGACGTGGCGCAAGAGCGGCTGGCACAGGTCGTACCTGGGCCAGCTCTACAACCCGATCTTCTTCAACGGCGGGATCGCCTTCCACGGCGCGCTGTCGGTGCCGCTCTCCCCGGCCTCGCACGGGTGCGTGCGCATGCCGATGAACGTGGCCGAGGTGGTGCCAGGGATGCTCGGCAAGGGCGTGCCCGTCCACGTGCGGGGCTCATTCAAGCGCCCGTGA
- a CDS encoding NmrA family NAD(P)-binding protein, with product MILVTGVSGALGGSILGGLRAGGLEVAGASSSGDGAGVRHADFDRPQTLEAALAGVDVLVFVSAGYAEDDVVLARHGAVVRAAAAAGVKHVIYTSLAGSGDLLTIALAHRWTEARLAEAPFDVTVLRDGLYAELAAGMALSGAVSAAETGVFAAPFGDGGLPVVAREDLAAVAVRVAAETWADLAAGAPGRHAGRTYELEGVSAVGGHDLAEVLSEALGRPVEYRTVPLGEVRPLLTGLEAYQAGHTISMFSNINAGLLEARRSDLPAFLEPRPALDVIAATVKSSLRPRACPPGPPAPARPSAPPRQPR from the coding sequence ATGATTCTCGTAACGGGCGTGTCCGGGGCTTTGGGCGGTTCGATTCTCGGCGGACTGCGGGCCGGCGGGCTTGAGGTGGCCGGGGCGAGCAGCTCGGGCGACGGCGCCGGGGTGCGGCACGCCGACTTCGACCGGCCGCAGACGCTGGAGGCCGCGCTGGCCGGCGTGGACGTGCTGGTGTTCGTGTCCGCTGGCTACGCCGAGGACGACGTCGTCCTGGCCCGCCACGGCGCTGTGGTGCGGGCGGCCGCCGCCGCGGGCGTCAAGCACGTGATCTACACCAGCCTGGCCGGATCCGGTGATCTGCTCACCATCGCGCTCGCGCACCGGTGGACGGAGGCACGGCTGGCCGAGGCCCCGTTCGACGTGACCGTCCTGCGGGACGGCCTGTACGCCGAGCTGGCAGCCGGGATGGCGCTGAGCGGCGCGGTGTCCGCGGCGGAGACCGGGGTGTTCGCGGCGCCGTTCGGCGACGGTGGACTGCCGGTCGTGGCGCGCGAGGACCTGGCCGCCGTTGCCGTGCGCGTGGCCGCCGAGACCTGGGCCGACCTGGCGGCGGGCGCGCCGGGGCGGCACGCGGGCAGGACGTACGAGCTGGAGGGGGTGAGCGCGGTCGGCGGGCACGATCTGGCCGAGGTGCTGAGTGAGGCGCTCGGCAGGCCCGTCGAGTATCGGACCGTGCCCCTGGGCGAGGTGCGGCCGCTGCTGACCGGGCTGGAGGCGTATCAGGCGGGGCACACGATCTCGATGTTCTCCAACATCAACGCCGGCCTGCTGGAGGCTCGGCGCAGCGACCTGCCTGCGTTTCTGGAGCCTCGGCCGGCGCTGGACGTGATCGCGGCGACGGTGAAGTCGTCGCTCCGGCCGCGCGCCTGCCCTCCCGGGCCGCCAGCACCAGCCCGGCCGTCTGCGCCACCCCGGCAGCCGCGATGA
- a CDS encoding winged helix-turn-helix transcriptional regulator, producing MSVAHTDVTLQVSGPCGDDDCGIRDVLDRIGDKWTVLVMVELAKGVRRFRELHRAIPGISQRMLTLTTRRLCRDGLVERTAYPTIPPQVEYRLTPMGRSLAEAVERLADWSRDHKDAITEARGRWDTAHPDDM from the coding sequence ATGTCAGTCGCGCACACGGACGTAACCCTCCAGGTCAGCGGGCCGTGCGGGGACGACGATTGCGGCATCCGCGACGTGCTCGACCGGATCGGCGACAAGTGGACGGTGCTGGTGATGGTGGAGCTGGCCAAGGGGGTGAGGCGGTTTAGGGAGCTGCACCGGGCGATTCCCGGCATCTCCCAGCGGATGCTGACGTTGACGACGCGGCGGTTGTGCCGGGACGGGCTGGTCGAGCGCACGGCGTACCCGACGATCCCGCCGCAGGTCGAATACCGGCTGACGCCGATGGGCCGGAGCCTGGCCGAGGCGGTCGAGCGGCTGGCCGACTGGTCCAGGGATCACAAGGACGCCATCACCGAGGCCCGCGGCCGCTGGGACACCGCCCACCCCGACGACATGTGA